One Psychrosphaera aestuarii DNA window includes the following coding sequences:
- a CDS encoding MarR family winged helix-turn-helix transcriptional regulator, which yields MEKYEELLVAIRRVIRAIDLRSKKLSKDVGITGPQLLVLQELGADPGITAKQVSDIVNLSQATVTSILDRLETKSMVERVRSESDRRRIALYLTEQGKETLKNAPRSMEDSFIEKFNTLEDWEQSLLLSSVQRVANMMDANELDAAPILNIGDITPK from the coding sequence TTGGAAAAGTATGAAGAGTTACTAGTTGCAATTCGACGTGTAATTCGCGCAATCGATTTGCGCTCTAAGAAGCTAAGTAAAGATGTGGGTATTACTGGCCCACAATTGCTCGTTCTACAAGAACTTGGAGCTGATCCGGGTATTACTGCAAAGCAAGTTTCAGATATAGTGAACCTTAGCCAAGCGACTGTCACTAGCATATTAGATAGGCTAGAAACTAAGTCTATGGTTGAGCGCGTACGAAGCGAGTCAGATAGACGACGTATTGCACTTTACTTAACCGAACAAGGTAAAGAAACGTTAAAAAATGCGCCTCGTTCAATGGAAGATAGTTTTATTGAAAAGTTTAATACGTTGGAAGACTGGGAGCAGTCTTTGTTGTTATCGAGCGTACAACGCGTTGCAAATATGATGGACGCTAATGAATTAGACGCCGCACCAATTTTGAATATTGGTGATATTACGCCTAAATAA
- the zipA gene encoding cell division protein ZipA, translating into MAEELRLALILLGSLAIGAVVLHGIWTVRKNVNEERKLHAKDSEPEEVDLNEEELEIQSLKIKQMEMDFSTLGADSQHGLPVVDVDVDSIYHHDKAAKDESGVKVQGQVSEISIESEIEHEVAPQLTKDANQGSLLDDDEMPSFSALDDEASTKQNDITLQFDQRDTSGFDETTAAQEKPPIQDHYVDSGSEVSKETTAEPAKKNEVLILYIDKPEGDMIDGAKLLPLLLTLGFKFGEMDFFHRHEQSSGHGEILFSLANMYNPGTFDIDNMEQVSTRGLSIFMTLPNAGEALQTFNMMHNAAKKIADEFDAYVLDANRQRLDVLRVRHYIEKIRKF; encoded by the coding sequence ATGGCTGAAGAACTTAGATTAGCACTTATTTTATTAGGCTCACTGGCAATTGGTGCAGTGGTTTTACATGGTATTTGGACAGTGCGAAAAAATGTCAACGAGGAGCGTAAATTACACGCGAAAGATTCAGAGCCAGAAGAGGTTGACTTAAACGAAGAAGAACTTGAAATCCAGTCGTTAAAAATAAAGCAGATGGAAATGGACTTTAGTACCTTGGGCGCCGATAGTCAGCACGGCCTTCCAGTTGTAGACGTCGATGTGGACTCAATTTACCATCATGATAAAGCCGCTAAGGACGAAAGTGGGGTTAAGGTACAAGGTCAAGTTAGTGAAATTTCTATTGAATCTGAAATAGAACATGAAGTAGCACCGCAATTGACTAAAGATGCTAATCAAGGCTCGTTGTTAGACGATGATGAGATGCCAAGCTTCTCGGCCTTAGATGATGAAGCGTCAACAAAACAAAATGATATCACTCTTCAGTTTGACCAACGCGACACGTCAGGATTTGACGAAACAACGGCGGCGCAAGAAAAACCGCCTATTCAAGACCATTATGTTGATTCAGGATCAGAAGTATCAAAAGAAACAACAGCAGAACCAGCTAAGAAAAATGAAGTGTTGATTTTATACATCGATAAGCCAGAAGGTGACATGATCGATGGTGCCAAATTATTGCCACTGTTATTAACCTTAGGTTTTAAGTTCGGTGAGATGGACTTCTTTCATCGTCACGAACAGAGCTCAGGTCATGGTGAAATATTGTTTAGCTTAGCGAATATGTATAACCCAGGCACGTTTGATATTGATAACATGGAGCAGGTTAGTACGCGCGGTTTAAGTATATTTATGACATTGCCAAATGCTGGAGAGGCGTTGCAAACGTTTAATATGATGCACAACGCAGCAAAAAAAATAGCGGATGAATTTGATGCTTATGTATTAGATGCCAACCGTCAACGACTTGATGTACTTAGAGTACGTCATTACATTGAGAAGATTAGAAAGTTTTAA
- the proB gene encoding glutamate 5-kinase: MNTNSWNDWNRIVLKVGSALIAPSGNGCSAHQLFPIAQFIIECKKQGKQVVLVSSGSVAAGRHVFSSPEHPSLALKKAMAAAGQAEMVATWDRLFDFPTSQILLTHGDLRDQERYQSIRDTLITSLEHGVMPIVNENDTITTDGLKVGDNDNLSAMVAAAAGADALIMCSDINGLYNKNPNLHDDAELLSVVSEITDEVKKMAGGAISSMGTGGMLTKLQAAEKATAHGITTFIVNGFEAETFSKLVRGDNPGTVFTPYKNPMQDDLHWLTHTTRAQGEIIVDNDGAICVLDDDKTLSSDQLVDVKGNFNIGDTVLVKTENGHRVAKGVANYSSCLMAYISDKQAPEESSFPTIDSLIEDTNIAVLKEA, translated from the coding sequence ATGAATACAAACTCTTGGAATGACTGGAACCGAATCGTCTTGAAAGTCGGAAGTGCGTTAATTGCCCCTAGTGGCAATGGCTGTAGCGCTCACCAATTATTTCCAATCGCCCAGTTTATTATTGAATGTAAAAAACAGGGTAAACAAGTCGTGCTGGTTTCTTCTGGTTCAGTTGCTGCAGGTCGTCACGTTTTTTCTAGTCCTGAGCACCCTTCTCTAGCATTGAAAAAAGCCATGGCTGCCGCTGGGCAAGCTGAAATGGTAGCAACTTGGGATCGCTTATTTGATTTTCCAACTTCACAAATACTATTAACACATGGTGATTTGCGCGATCAGGAACGTTATCAGAGTATTAGAGATACATTAATCACCTCTCTAGAACATGGCGTAATGCCCATTGTTAATGAAAATGACACGATAACCACCGATGGCTTAAAGGTGGGTGATAACGATAATTTATCGGCCATGGTGGCCGCAGCAGCTGGTGCTGATGCATTGATAATGTGTTCTGACATTAATGGTTTATATAATAAAAACCCGAACCTTCATGACGACGCGGAATTACTTAGTGTTGTAAGTGAAATAACAGATGAAGTGAAGAAAATGGCCGGTGGAGCTATTAGTTCAATGGGCACCGGTGGTATGTTGACAAAACTACAAGCGGCAGAAAAAGCGACTGCGCATGGAATTACTACTTTTATAGTTAATGGTTTTGAAGCAGAAACGTTTTCGAAGCTAGTAAGAGGCGACAACCCAGGCACTGTGTTTACGCCATATAAAAATCCAATGCAAGACGATTTACATTGGTTGACTCACACTACTAGAGCGCAGGGTGAAATTATCGTTGATAACGATGGTGCAATATGTGTATTAGACGACGATAAAACGCTTTCTAGTGACCAATTAGTTGATGTTAAGGGCAACTTTAACATTGGAGATACGGTGTTAGTTAAGACTGAAAATGGTCACCGCGTAGCAAAAGGTGTTGCAAATTATAGTAGCTGTTTGATGGCCTATATTTCTGATAAACAGGCTCCAGAAGAGTCTTCTTTTCCTACTATTGACTCACTTATTGAAGATACAAATATTGCCGTATTAAAGGAGGCCTAA
- a CDS encoding glutamate-5-semialdehyde dehydrogenase, whose translation MSYIETISKAAKSASKKLAILSEQDKNEVLLSMAKNIKSAEADILKANELDLKQAEEMSLEASFVDRLTLNVERIDDMVNGIKEIAELDDPIGNRKKVTTRPNGLEIEKMRIPLGVICMIYESRPNVTADAGALCFKSGNGVILRGGKEALHSSLAIAAAMHKALEEHNLPKELVSVIDNPARELVLELISQVDSIDLVIPRGGEGLIKFVSDNSKIPVIQHFKGVCHLYVDKEADFEKALRILENGKTQRTGVCNALEGLLVHSDIAADFLPIAAKMLQDKGVKVNACQRSHGFFLSPRLLPYEDFGQEYLSLEIAVRTVDDFKQALEHIDQFGSHHTEVICTENKATAELFQLAVDASVVMVNASSRFSDGSQLGLGAEIGIATTKLHAYGPMGLESLTAEKFVVSGEGQVRA comes from the coding sequence ATGAGCTATATCGAAACGATTTCAAAAGCAGCTAAGTCTGCATCTAAAAAGTTAGCTATTTTATCGGAACAAGACAAAAACGAAGTTTTGTTGTCTATGGCAAAAAATATTAAGAGTGCTGAAGCTGACATATTAAAAGCGAACGAATTGGATTTAAAACAAGCGGAAGAAATGTCCCTAGAGGCCTCGTTTGTTGATCGCTTAACATTAAATGTTGAACGCATTGATGACATGGTCAATGGAATCAAAGAAATTGCTGAACTTGACGATCCAATTGGCAACCGCAAAAAGGTTACCACTCGTCCAAACGGACTAGAGATCGAAAAAATGCGCATTCCGCTTGGTGTTATATGTATGATTTATGAATCTCGTCCGAATGTGACGGCTGATGCCGGCGCGCTTTGCTTTAAGTCTGGTAATGGCGTAATTTTACGAGGTGGTAAAGAAGCATTACATTCTAGCTTGGCAATTGCGGCTGCGATGCACAAAGCGCTAGAAGAACATAACTTGCCAAAAGAATTAGTTTCTGTGATCGATAATCCGGCGCGCGAGTTAGTGCTAGAGCTTATTTCTCAAGTTGATAGCATCGACCTAGTAATCCCTCGCGGTGGTGAAGGGCTGATTAAGTTTGTGAGTGATAACAGTAAAATCCCAGTCATCCAGCATTTTAAAGGTGTTTGTCATTTATATGTAGATAAAGAGGCTGACTTTGAAAAAGCACTTCGTATTTTAGAGAATGGTAAAACACAGCGCACTGGTGTTTGTAATGCACTTGAAGGCTTATTGGTTCACAGTGATATTGCAGCCGACTTTTTACCGATTGCTGCAAAAATGTTGCAAGATAAAGGTGTTAAAGTGAATGCCTGTCAACGTTCACACGGGTTTTTCCTGAGCCCTCGTCTACTGCCTTATGAAGATTTTGGTCAAGAATACCTAAGTTTAGAAATTGCTGTACGCACTGTAGATGACTTTAAGCAAGCGTTAGAGCACATTGATCAATTTGGTAGCCATCACACAGAAGTTATTTGTACCGAAAACAAAGCAACTGCTGAGCTTTTCCAGCTAGCTGTAGACGCTTCTGTTGTTATGGTAAATGCGAGCTCTCGCTTTTCTGATGGCTCGCAGTTAGGCCTAGGTGCAGAGATTGGAATTGCTACAACTAAGCTTCATGCTTATGGTCCTATGGGTTTAGAGTCGCTTACTGCAGAGAAGTTTGTTGTAAGTGGTGAAGGTCAAGTTCGCGCTTAA
- the putP gene encoding sodium/proline symporter PutP: MRHSTADNSEYLLGGRNVSPKVTALSAGASDMSGWMLMGLPGAAFINGLDSIWLALGLLIGAYVNYILVAPRLRVYTEVADDSLTVPEFFSKRFSLNNSSVRIIASIVIILFFTLYTSSGLVAGGKLFESGFGMGYETGVLITVSVVILYTVLGGFLAVSLTDFVQGCIMFIALAMVPLFAMGQLDNLSGISSMITSDFVTEVSSKDALGWLGVLSLMTWGLGYFGQPHIIVRFMAINSHKQVKTARRIGMSWMTVTIVGAVLTGIVGLHYTQQHNIAIDDPETIFVMLSQILFHPLIAGWLLAAILAAIMSTVSSQLLVSSSSLVEDCYRIFIHKTASDKELLLASRLCVVIVAAVATGVAFNSNSGVLDIVSSAWAGFGAAFGPVVLFALLWKRMTNEGAIAGVLAGAITVIFWKHAPVLANGDALSTLFYELLPGFVASSAAIYVVSIFSKEPSEKTLAQFEETQTIINS, translated from the coding sequence ATGCGACATTCTACTGCAGACAACAGTGAATATTTATTAGGCGGTCGTAATGTCAGCCCTAAGGTGACCGCTTTATCAGCTGGTGCTTCTGATATGAGTGGCTGGATGTTGATGGGCCTGCCTGGTGCTGCTTTTATAAATGGTTTAGATAGCATTTGGTTGGCACTAGGGTTATTAATTGGTGCATATGTTAACTATATTTTAGTGGCGCCGCGCCTGCGGGTTTACACTGAAGTTGCCGATGACTCGCTGACGGTCCCTGAGTTCTTTTCAAAACGTTTTTCGTTAAATAACAGTTCCGTTCGTATTATTGCTTCTATTGTTATTATCTTATTTTTCACACTATATACATCTTCAGGTTTAGTTGCCGGCGGTAAATTATTCGAGAGTGGCTTTGGCATGGGCTATGAAACAGGTGTATTGATCACCGTGTCTGTTGTTATTTTATACACAGTACTCGGCGGTTTCCTTGCGGTTAGTTTGACCGATTTTGTTCAGGGTTGCATTATGTTCATCGCACTGGCCATGGTTCCGTTATTTGCAATGGGTCAGTTAGATAACTTGTCTGGTATCTCTTCGATGATAACGAGCGACTTTGTTACTGAGGTAAGTAGTAAAGATGCGTTAGGTTGGCTCGGTGTATTAAGTTTGATGACTTGGGGTTTAGGCTATTTCGGCCAACCTCACATCATTGTCCGGTTTATGGCGATCAATTCACACAAGCAAGTAAAAACAGCAAGACGCATTGGTATGTCGTGGATGACGGTAACTATAGTTGGCGCTGTGTTAACCGGCATAGTTGGTCTTCACTACACGCAACAGCATAATATTGCTATTGACGATCCTGAGACTATTTTCGTGATGTTGTCACAGATCCTATTCCACCCTCTAATTGCTGGTTGGTTATTAGCGGCGATTCTAGCGGCTATAATGAGTACGGTATCTTCTCAATTATTGGTATCATCAAGCTCATTAGTTGAAGATTGTTACCGTATATTTATCCATAAAACAGCAAGCGATAAGGAACTGTTATTAGCCAGCAGGTTATGTGTGGTTATTGTTGCTGCCGTTGCTACGGGTGTTGCTTTTAATTCTAATAGCGGCGTACTTGATATAGTTTCTAGTGCTTGGGCTGGATTTGGTGCTGCGTTTGGGCCGGTCGTGTTATTTGCATTGTTATGGAAACGCATGACAAACGAAGGCGCTATAGCGGGTGTTTTAGCTGGTGCTATTACGGTTATTTTCTGGAAACACGCACCTGTTTTAGCTAACGGTGATGCGTTATCTACTCTGTTTTATGAGTTATTGCCAGGTTTTGTTGCGTCTTCAGCGGCAATCTATGTTGTGAGTATCTTCTCTAAAGAGCCAAGTGAAAAAACCTTAGCGCAATTTGAAGAAACACAAACAATTATAAATTCTTAG
- the cysZ gene encoding sulfate transporter CysZ: protein MTMSDGVSYFFRGFGLLKTKGLKRFILIPLMVNFVLFIGAFYYLFDVLGANITWMHEQIPDWLSWLEFIIYPFVILLMVLLFGLFFTTVANWLAAPFNGVLAERVEMHLTGQAPRQDSLAALIKATPHTLLREWKKLVYFIPRMIGFFLIGWFFPVIGQLIWFAFIAWVLAIQYCDYAFDNNKYSFDFMRYILSQNKSACFGFGASVSIITSLPFINLLVMPAAICGATLMWVEQLEEQTRSQSISEQD, encoded by the coding sequence ATGACAATGAGTGATGGCGTTAGTTATTTTTTTCGCGGTTTTGGTTTATTAAAGACTAAAGGCTTGAAACGTTTCATTTTAATTCCGTTAATGGTTAACTTTGTTCTTTTTATTGGCGCTTTTTATTACCTTTTTGATGTGCTTGGTGCCAACATAACTTGGATGCATGAACAAATACCTGATTGGTTAAGTTGGCTAGAGTTTATTATTTATCCGTTTGTTATTTTATTGATGGTTTTATTGTTTGGGTTGTTCTTTACTACCGTTGCAAACTGGCTAGCCGCGCCTTTTAATGGTGTATTAGCCGAACGAGTAGAAATGCATCTAACCGGCCAAGCTCCGCGTCAAGACTCTCTAGCTGCATTAATTAAGGCGACACCACATACTCTGCTCCGCGAATGGAAAAAGCTCGTTTACTTTATTCCTAGAATGATTGGGTTCTTTTTAATTGGTTGGTTTTTTCCGGTTATTGGTCAATTGATCTGGTTTGCTTTTATTGCGTGGGTTTTAGCAATTCAATATTGTGACTATGCCTTTGATAACAATAAATATAGCTTTGATTTTATGCGCTATATCCTAAGCCAAAATAAGTCAGCCTGTTTTGGATTTGGCGCTTCAGTTTCAATTATTACTTCGTTACCCTTTATTAATTTATTGGTAATGCCCGCTGCTATTTGTGGTGCAACGTTAATGTGGGTTGAACAACTTGAAGAGCAAACTCGCAGCCAAAGCATTTCAGAACAAGACTAG
- the flgM gene encoding flagellar biosynthesis anti-sigma factor FlgM: MVNNVNNNSVNGAKPSAYQSQNQKLEQAKQDSVSNTTQQASSAKSAEKDSVALTPQAKQLKDLQKKITESESFDRKKIDDIKKAIASGDYKINYDKLAEKLSAFEFDL; encoded by the coding sequence ATGGTTAATAATGTAAATAACAATTCGGTAAATGGAGCTAAACCTTCAGCTTATCAATCGCAAAATCAAAAGCTTGAACAAGCTAAACAAGACTCTGTGTCAAACACAACACAGCAAGCGAGTAGTGCTAAATCAGCGGAAAAAGATTCCGTTGCATTAACACCACAAGCGAAACAATTAAAAGATTTACAAAAGAAGATCACCGAATCTGAAAGCTTTGATCGTAAGAAAATTGACGATATTAAAAAAGCGATCGCGAGTGGTGATTACAAAATTAACTATGACAAGCTAGCTGAAAAGCTGTCTGCATTTGAGTTTGATTTATAA
- the flgN gene encoding flagellar export chaperone FlgN, whose product MTTEQPTTSVDVLLRQQRESLTNLKALLDNELDAVKRRDGNDLVEVAKQKELMLITIQQTDHQLSQHPAADTINNDEAHASLKKDITRLLEECQTQNEVIYLTAKQNEVVIEQVKHMLIGGSKNTTYDAYGQKKSGPSLTKGIKA is encoded by the coding sequence ATGACTACTGAGCAACCTACTACTTCTGTCGACGTGTTATTACGTCAACAACGGGAGTCTTTAACTAATCTAAAAGCGCTGTTAGACAACGAGCTAGATGCTGTGAAGCGACGTGATGGTAACGATTTAGTTGAGGTTGCAAAACAAAAAGAGCTTATGCTGATAACAATTCAGCAGACTGATCATCAGTTAAGCCAACACCCGGCTGCCGATACTATTAATAATGATGAGGCACACGCATCTTTGAAAAAAGACATCACCCGTCTATTAGAAGAGTGCCAAACACAAAATGAAGTAATTTATTTAACCGCAAAACAAAATGAAGTGGTTATCGAGCAAGTCAAACATATGCTCATAGGCGGCAGTAAAAATACCACCTATGACGCGTATGGACAGAAAAAGTCAGGTCCAAGCCTTACAAAAGGTATTAAAGCTTAA
- the smc gene encoding chromosome segregation protein SMC, whose amino-acid sequence MRLKHIKLVGFKSFVDATTVPFPEQMTAIVGPNGCGKSNVIDAVRWVLGESSAKNLRGDAMTDVIFNGSTNRKPVSQASVELLFDNTEGKLQGQLASRSEISIKRVVTKDATSTYFLNGTKCRRRDITDIFLGTGLGPRSYAIIEQGMISRLIESKPHELRVFLEEAAGISKYKERRRETETRIKHTRENLERLADVREELGTQLEKLKRQAATARRFKELKKQERQYKAELAALKWHKYNEQLNFHDRQRLEKETELEAFMAQQRGGELGLITKKQQLQELTDKAQEKQQIVYQTGNKITKLEQQIVFEQENRSRQQEQLAQLETSIVENQQHLELEQASLEDISEQLLSFEPEQELLHEQLSQAEQQLYDAEQNYEQTQQGISQQIQAVAKAQQAIKIIDTRLHHQQLELSKSNQRLTDLKTELAELSKNDYQQQLAEQHQIIGTLNSAISELSEQYAEAAHLDDLHQENRKKAQERVDQTLRQKERVQIKLEQLEQWRDELFANQSSNSNSEIETLGLLVGQLNVEEKWRNAIEQLLSHHGHALMVSELPTAELTQPGQYVLTANNNDIDQSLKRSSNSLVPNAMSVISTGAAPAWFAKVALADNLDEAQHIINNDDWLAVLLPSGQWLGKNWTGLGGVQNADNDTGNNGILKRLAEIESLSLSLSVIEQETYNNQMLLENSIAETRDSQAHYQAIKTQLEQQKQALQKAQLEYGFLEQQAQQFSEQKLKLKSQIESLTQTVDELNLTLEVLLEEQLQAQEAEIELQSQSDTTEQQKASAQQTLTNAKMTVERLKQETHQLSLKVQSLQNTKSNLQQNIHRASSQIKQLQRRKNDLLTGNDQNESSELLAEQLEQALFDKLESEEQLMALHSEAAIIDDEIKTLEQGQSGVIAKLDKMREQITDIKMECEGARVRAQSMIESLQDMEQSLKVLLENMPEDAEEKLWTDNLEKATSSIQRLGAINLAAIDEYDIQAERKGYLDEQYTDLVNALETLESAIRKIDRESRAKFKETFDNVNEGLQTLFPKVFGGGAAYLELTGDDLLETGVSIMARPPGKKNSTIHLLSGGEKALTALSLVFSIFKLNPAPFCMLDEVDAPLDDANVGRFCKLVNEMSESVQFIYISHNKVAMEMATHLTGVTMQEPGVSRLVAVDIQQAVEMADAI is encoded by the coding sequence ATGCGTCTAAAACATATAAAACTGGTTGGATTTAAGTCATTTGTTGATGCCACCACGGTTCCGTTTCCGGAACAGATGACCGCTATTGTCGGTCCAAACGGCTGCGGTAAATCTAACGTAATAGACGCCGTGCGCTGGGTATTAGGTGAAAGTTCAGCGAAAAACCTTCGTGGCGACGCAATGACGGATGTCATATTTAATGGCTCAACCAATCGAAAGCCTGTATCCCAAGCCAGTGTTGAATTGTTATTTGATAATACCGAAGGAAAGTTGCAAGGTCAGCTTGCCAGTAGAAGTGAAATTTCAATCAAACGTGTAGTAACCAAAGACGCTACATCGACCTACTTTTTAAATGGCACTAAATGTCGCCGTCGTGACATTACCGATATATTTTTAGGAACGGGTTTAGGTCCACGAAGTTATGCCATTATCGAACAAGGCATGATCTCTAGGTTAATTGAGTCTAAGCCACATGAGCTACGCGTTTTTCTGGAAGAAGCAGCTGGTATTTCAAAGTACAAAGAACGCCGCCGAGAAACCGAAACGCGCATTAAGCACACGCGAGAAAATTTAGAACGTTTAGCCGATGTTAGAGAAGAGCTCGGCACTCAACTAGAGAAGCTTAAACGTCAAGCCGCGACAGCCAGACGCTTTAAAGAATTAAAAAAGCAAGAGCGCCAATATAAAGCTGAGTTAGCCGCATTGAAGTGGCACAAGTATAACGAACAGCTTAATTTTCACGACAGGCAGCGTTTAGAAAAAGAAACTGAGCTTGAAGCCTTCATGGCCCAACAACGTGGTGGAGAGCTAGGTTTAATTACTAAAAAACAACAATTGCAGGAATTAACCGATAAAGCTCAAGAAAAACAGCAAATTGTTTATCAAACTGGCAATAAGATTACTAAACTCGAGCAGCAAATTGTTTTTGAACAAGAAAACCGCTCGCGTCAACAAGAGCAATTAGCGCAATTAGAAACAAGCATTGTTGAAAATCAGCAGCATCTGGAATTAGAGCAAGCTTCGTTAGAAGACATAAGCGAACAATTACTGTCATTTGAGCCAGAACAAGAATTACTTCATGAGCAACTTAGTCAAGCAGAGCAACAACTTTACGACGCTGAGCAAAATTACGAACAAACGCAACAAGGTATTAGTCAACAAATTCAGGCTGTTGCCAAAGCTCAGCAAGCAATAAAGATTATTGATACTCGTTTACATCATCAACAACTAGAACTATCAAAAAGTAATCAGCGTTTAACAGATCTCAAAACTGAATTGGCCGAGCTATCAAAAAACGATTATCAGCAGCAACTTGCCGAGCAACACCAAATTATTGGCACGTTAAACTCCGCAATTAGCGAATTGTCAGAGCAATATGCAGAGGCTGCTCATCTTGATGATCTTCATCAAGAAAATAGAAAAAAAGCACAAGAGAGAGTGGATCAGACACTTAGACAAAAAGAAAGGGTGCAAATTAAATTAGAGCAACTTGAACAATGGCGTGACGAACTCTTTGCTAATCAAAGCAGTAACAGCAATAGCGAAATAGAAACGCTTGGGCTGCTAGTTGGCCAATTAAATGTCGAGGAAAAGTGGCGAAATGCTATAGAGCAACTGCTGAGTCATCATGGACACGCGCTAATGGTTTCTGAATTGCCAACAGCGGAGTTAACGCAGCCGGGACAATATGTTTTAACTGCTAACAACAACGACATTGACCAAAGTCTTAAACGTTCGTCAAACAGTCTTGTTCCAAATGCTATGTCAGTGATTTCAACGGGCGCTGCGCCAGCATGGTTTGCTAAGGTCGCGCTAGCCGACAATTTAGATGAAGCTCAACACATTATAAATAATGACGATTGGTTGGCTGTACTTTTACCGTCAGGACAGTGGCTAGGTAAAAACTGGACAGGATTAGGTGGTGTACAAAACGCCGATAATGACACTGGCAATAATGGTATATTAAAACGTTTGGCCGAAATAGAAAGCTTAAGCTTATCTTTATCGGTAATTGAACAAGAAACTTATAATAATCAAATGTTGCTGGAAAATTCGATTGCAGAAACTAGAGACTCTCAGGCTCACTATCAGGCAATCAAAACCCAACTAGAACAACAAAAACAAGCACTACAAAAAGCCCAGTTAGAGTATGGTTTTTTAGAGCAACAAGCCCAGCAATTTAGCGAACAGAAACTAAAGCTAAAGTCACAAATTGAATCTTTAACTCAAACCGTTGATGAGTTGAACCTGACACTAGAAGTACTTTTAGAAGAACAATTACAAGCGCAAGAAGCAGAGATAGAGCTTCAAAGCCAAAGCGATACAACTGAACAACAAAAAGCATCAGCGCAACAAACGCTTACTAACGCCAAAATGACAGTGGAGCGATTAAAGCAAGAAACTCATCAATTGTCGTTAAAGGTACAATCGTTACAAAATACCAAATCAAATCTACAACAAAATATTCATCGCGCGTCGAGTCAAATTAAGCAATTACAAAGGCGAAAGAATGATTTGTTAACGGGCAATGATCAAAATGAATCCAGTGAACTTTTAGCTGAACAATTAGAGCAAGCGCTGTTTGATAAGCTAGAAAGTGAAGAGCAGTTAATGGCGTTGCATAGTGAAGCTGCGATAATAGATGATGAAATTAAGACCTTAGAGCAAGGGCAGTCAGGGGTGATTGCTAAACTCGATAAAATGCGTGAGCAAATTACAGATATTAAAATGGAATGTGAAGGGGCAAGAGTGCGAGCGCAAAGCATGATTGAGTCTCTTCAAGATATGGAACAATCATTAAAAGTATTACTGGAGAATATGCCAGAAGATGCTGAAGAAAAACTATGGACTGATAATCTAGAAAAAGCGACATCGTCAATTCAACGCCTAGGTGCAATTAATCTGGCAGCAATTGATGAATATGACATTCAGGCAGAACGAAAAGGGTACTTAGATGAGCAATATACTGATTTAGTAAATGCCCTTGAAACACTAGAGTCAGCAATCAGAAAAATAGATAGAGAGTCTCGTGCCAAGTTTAAAGAGACCTTCGACAACGTTAACGAAGGACTTCAAACTCTGTTTCCTAAAGTATTTGGTGGCGGCGCTGCATATTTAGAATTAACAGGTGACGATTTATTGGAAACTGGGGTTTCGATAATGGCACGCCCTCCGGGCAAGAAAAACTCGACAATTCACTTGCTTAGTGGTGGCGAAAAAGCGCTGACCGCATTATCATTGGTTTTTTCAATTTTCAAACTGAATCCGGCGCCATTTTGTATGTTGGATGAAGTTGATGCGCCACTAGATGATGCAAATGTTGGACGTTTCTGTAAACTGGTCAACGAAATGTCAGAATCGGTGCAATTTATATATATAAGCCACAATAAAGTGGCAATGGAAATGGCGACTCACTTAACGGGTGTAACGATGCAAGAGCCCGGGGTTTCTCGATTGGTCGCAGTAGATATTCAACAAGCAGTAGAAATGGCAGATGCTATTTAA